GCCGTCTCGCTCGCGCTGTTCGACGCCCGCGCCCGCGCCGCCGGCGAGTCGCTCGCGCGGTTTCTCGGCGGGGCGAGCGCGACGGTCGCCGAGCGCGTGCCGGTCAACGCGACTGTCGGGAGCGCGAGTGTACAGGAGACGGCCGACGCCGTCCGCGATGCCGCCGCGGTGGGCCACGACTGTGTGAAGATGAAGGTCGGCGTCGACGCCGTCGATCGGGACATCGAACGGCTCGTCGCCGCCCGCGAGGCGGCACCGAGGGTCGACCTCCGGGCAGACGCCAACGGCGCGTGGACGCGGGGCGAAGCCGAGCGGTTCGCCGACGCGATCGCCGACCACGGGCTCTCGCTCGACTACCTCGAACAGCCGCTCTCTTCGGAGGCCCTCGCCGGACACGCTGCGTTGCGTGCGGAGACCGACCTCCGCATCGCCCTCGACGAGACGCTCGCTTCCGTCTCAGTCGACGCCGTGCTGTCGACGGGGGCCGCGGACGTTCTCGTTCTGAAGCCGATGGCGATGGGCGGGCCGGACCGAACGCTGGCCGTCGCCGAACGGGCTGCCGAGGCGGGTGTCGACAGCGTCGTGACGACGACGATCGACGCGGTGGTCGCACGGACGGCCGCGCTCCACATCGCCGCGACGCTCGGCGACCCGCCGGCCTGTGGGCTGGCGACGGCCGACCTGCTGGCGCGCGACCTCGCACCCGACCCCGCGCCGGTCGAGGCGGGTCGGATGACGGTCCCGGGCGGACCGGGAACCGCCGGCGACGCGTTTGCGACGCTCGACACCTGACTGACGAATCAG
This Salinigranum marinum DNA region includes the following protein-coding sequences:
- the menC gene encoding o-succinylbenzoate synthase; translation: MTVDVSPFDLPLRTSLSTARGPIDRRRGFVLRGTVDGSEGVGEATPLPGWTESVDDCRRALELVDDPGAALGTGILDDAPAARHAVSLALFDARARAAGESLARFLGGASATVAERVPVNATVGSASVQETADAVRDAAAVGHDCVKMKVGVDAVDRDIERLVAAREAAPRVDLRADANGAWTRGEAERFADAIADHGLSLDYLEQPLSSEALAGHAALRAETDLRIALDETLASVSVDAVLSTGAADVLVLKPMAMGGPDRTLAVAERAAEAGVDSVVTTTIDAVVARTAALHIAATLGDPPACGLATADLLARDLAPDPAPVEAGRMTVPGGPGTAGDAFATLDT